From Pedobacter africanus, the proteins below share one genomic window:
- a CDS encoding type IV pilin protein: MKSTKLKAYTLTEILVVLVIIGILILLVLPNLMPLITKAKNTEAKMQLQHAHQLEKTFFYEKSKYSTDLAEIGYVQEKLSTDGKDGKANYRLEVVSATPNSFVIRATAVVDFDGDGTFNVWEIDQDKNLKETVQD, from the coding sequence ATGAAAAGTACCAAATTAAAAGCCTACACCCTCACCGAAATCCTGGTGGTGCTGGTGATCATCGGAATCCTTATCCTGCTGGTTTTGCCCAACCTGATGCCTTTAATCACCAAGGCAAAAAACACGGAAGCCAAGATGCAGCTGCAGCATGCCCACCAGCTCGAGAAGACCTTCTTTTACGAAAAGTCTAAATACTCAACAGACCTGGCCGAGATCGGCTATGTACAGGAAAAGCTGAGCACCGATGGCAAAGACGGAAAAGCCAATTACCGCCTGGAAGTGGTATCGGCGACACCCAACTCCTTCGTAATCCGTGCAACAGCAGTGGTCGATTTTGATGGCGATGGCACCTTTAACGTATGGGAGATAGACCAGGACAAAAACCTGAAAGAAACGGTACAGGACTAA
- a CDS encoding RHS repeat domain-containing protein, protein MSHLKIKLVAVVILVLTQFRLYAQQHVVKSSYHGESEITASGSITFLPGFHVVGNTGFRAYIKSTAANCIPLVLNPSTNLNYITTLNARVPGIKTAGEMLGKNICEVSANVAYMDGFGREIQSVNVQGNSEGKDVVQFQEFNVFGETPKQYLPFVAANNNGAYIQNVVNAQLDFYTNTTGITASGRPFAETKTDNSPLGRIIEQGAVGDVWQLENGHTKKIVYHGNNEHTFFDPNTNVGSRQVAMYTCTANSTIPQRINGTKIYARGVLTLTIYKDENWAEADGCWGTVEEYTDRIGRLILKRAYNKLSTGKTEMLSTYYVYDEFNNLKFVIPPKAEPDNENALDQNVVDNLCFQYRYDEFNRLVEKKTPGKGWEFMVYNTLNQMVFSQDALQRNKSPQEWSFSKHDVLGRNVMTGIYKDPNTTADNSYSTPSNANRLSLQVEVNSQSTLFEERSSVSITGYTSNTLPGTVDIAHYLSQSYYDDYDVPGLPVQFATTANNYSKSIQGLPTVSRIAVLNNPEHMLWNINYYDDEARVVKSFAQHYLGSVLNDGNYDETTNTYNFVGEVLNTTRKHFVNGIEKLNIVDSYDIDHTGSLLSARQKINGGPEIILAKNEYNTLGQLKNKYLHSEDNGSTFLQNISYGYNQRGWLNTSSSSLFNMELIYDDDGTYGNYGAYNGNISYMRWGSNLENMFSYDYDKINRLTLASFPGMTEEVSYDKGGNISKLIRNNNTINYSYTNGTNQLQSVSGNGLNQINYAYDLNGNTVIDGSKQNINVAYNLLDLPKTVSGSQSLSYQYDASGKMLSKLGASGLNEYIHGIQYGNVSGSYNIDFVKTGVGRAVRQSDNTYRYQYDLTDQLGNVRVTFDKDPNTGLARRIQEDNYYAFGKRASVSPVSLENKYLYNGKDLQEELGEYDYGARFYNPEIARWNVVDPSAELTSSLNPYHYTNNNPVNYVDPDGRYASPIRAFFSWVGHGFQGGIHRAAEGSFQELVYGKWYVSGSNGAKRIRNGDGENTLDEVERSQWIDRGTILPSKIQSQIDRAYNRLLAGQADWRVGHYNEYTKQVNGWGGIKPNYFFEEMFIGGAVAKGLGIAYNSSRAWMGGSTVFGADAATMVNASRMVPEEGLHQVLLHGTGDGFIIDGVFNTPKQLARKMLEEGFERGTSVRLISCNTGVYGDGAAYQLSRYLKSPVIAPTNKIRILKGGEYEIYDNGTFRTFYNTTIK, encoded by the coding sequence ATGAGTCATTTAAAAATAAAATTGGTTGCTGTTGTTATTTTAGTGCTAACTCAGTTCAGGCTATATGCGCAACAACATGTGGTAAAAAGTAGCTATCATGGAGAAAGTGAGATCACAGCTTCTGGAAGCATCACATTTCTTCCTGGTTTTCATGTTGTCGGGAACACCGGTTTTAGAGCTTATATTAAAAGTACAGCAGCAAACTGTATTCCACTAGTATTAAATCCGAGTACCAACCTCAACTATATTACAACGCTAAATGCACGGGTACCCGGGATAAAAACTGCAGGTGAAATGTTAGGAAAGAACATTTGCGAAGTAAGTGCGAATGTAGCTTACATGGATGGATTTGGAAGGGAGATACAATCGGTTAACGTTCAGGGAAATTCAGAAGGTAAAGATGTTGTTCAGTTTCAGGAATTTAACGTTTTCGGAGAAACACCCAAGCAATATCTGCCTTTTGTGGCAGCAAACAATAATGGAGCATATATCCAGAATGTGGTGAATGCACAATTGGATTTTTATACCAATACTACAGGCATCACTGCATCTGGAAGGCCGTTTGCAGAAACCAAGACAGATAATTCTCCCTTAGGCAGGATAATTGAACAGGGGGCGGTTGGGGACGTCTGGCAACTTGAAAATGGACATACAAAAAAAATAGTATATCACGGGAACAATGAACACACTTTCTTTGATCCAAATACAAATGTTGGAAGCAGGCAGGTTGCGATGTACACCTGCACAGCCAATTCCACAATCCCACAGAGAATCAATGGGACTAAGATATATGCGAGAGGGGTTCTTACCCTTACTATTTATAAAGATGAGAACTGGGCAGAAGCAGATGGATGCTGGGGAACTGTAGAAGAATATACGGACAGGATAGGTAGATTGATCCTGAAACGAGCATACAATAAGCTAAGTACGGGCAAAACAGAAATGCTTTCCACTTATTATGTTTATGATGAGTTCAACAACTTAAAATTTGTTATACCGCCCAAAGCGGAACCTGATAATGAAAATGCATTAGATCAAAATGTGGTTGACAACTTATGCTTTCAATATAGATATGATGAGTTTAATAGGCTAGTGGAAAAGAAAACTCCTGGTAAGGGTTGGGAGTTTATGGTGTACAATACACTGAATCAAATGGTGTTTTCGCAGGATGCGCTGCAGAGGAATAAGAGCCCGCAAGAATGGTCTTTCTCCAAACATGATGTACTGGGACGGAATGTTATGACAGGTATCTATAAAGACCCAAACACTACTGCTGATAATTCATATAGCACTCCATCAAATGCCAACCGCTTATCCCTGCAGGTAGAAGTTAATTCACAAAGCACTTTATTTGAGGAAAGAAGCTCAGTATCGATAACTGGTTATACGAGTAATACATTGCCGGGGACTGTTGATATAGCCCATTATTTGAGTCAGAGCTATTATGATGATTATGATGTTCCTGGTTTGCCGGTGCAATTTGCTACAACGGCAAATAATTATTCGAAATCTATACAAGGATTGCCCACCGTAAGTAGAATAGCTGTGTTAAATAATCCAGAGCATATGCTTTGGAACATAAATTATTACGATGATGAGGCGAGAGTAGTAAAAAGTTTTGCTCAACATTATTTGGGAAGTGTACTAAATGACGGAAACTACGATGAGACCACCAACACTTACAATTTCGTAGGTGAAGTTTTGAACACGACCAGGAAACATTTCGTGAACGGTATTGAAAAATTAAATATCGTTGATTCGTATGATATCGATCATACAGGGAGTTTGTTAAGTGCAAGGCAAAAAATTAACGGTGGACCTGAGATCATTCTTGCCAAGAATGAATACAATACTTTGGGACAATTAAAAAATAAATATCTCCACTCTGAGGATAACGGGAGTACTTTTCTTCAAAATATCTCCTATGGTTATAATCAAAGAGGATGGTTAAATACCTCATCAAGCAGTCTGTTCAATATGGAGTTGATATATGATGACGACGGAACCTACGGAAATTACGGAGCATATAATGGAAATATCAGTTATATGAGGTGGGGAAGTAACTTGGAAAATATGTTTTCTTACGATTATGATAAGATTAATCGGCTCACTTTGGCAAGTTTTCCTGGAATGACTGAGGAGGTATCATATGATAAAGGTGGAAATATTTCCAAACTAATCAGAAACAATAACACAATCAATTATAGCTATACTAACGGAACTAATCAACTTCAATCTGTTTCGGGCAATGGATTAAATCAAATAAACTATGCTTATGATCTTAACGGGAATACTGTAATAGACGGATCTAAACAAAATATCAATGTTGCCTATAATTTATTAGACCTTCCAAAGACAGTGAGCGGTAGCCAGTCTTTAAGTTATCAATATGATGCGTCGGGTAAAATGCTTAGTAAACTAGGCGCTAGTGGGCTAAATGAATATATTCATGGGATTCAGTATGGTAATGTAAGTGGTAGCTACAATATTGATTTCGTTAAGACCGGAGTAGGAAGGGCCGTTCGGCAATCAGATAACACATACAGGTATCAATACGATTTAACAGATCAGCTAGGCAATGTCCGGGTTACTTTTGATAAAGATCCTAATACGGGTTTAGCGCGTCGGATTCAGGAAGATAATTATTATGCCTTTGGTAAACGTGCATCTGTTTCTCCAGTTTCATTGGAAAATAAATATCTTTACAACGGCAAGGATTTGCAAGAAGAACTTGGTGAGTATGATTATGGTGCACGGTTTTATAATCCGGAAATAGCGAGATGGAATGTAGTCGATCCATCAGCAGAGTTAACCTCATCGTTGAATCCTTACCATTATACCAACAACAATCCGGTAAATTATGTGGATCCAGACGGAAGATATGCTTCTCCAATAAGAGCTTTCTTTTCCTGGGTAGGACATGGCTTTCAAGGCGGTATTCATCGGGCGGCCGAAGGATCTTTTCAAGAGCTTGTCTACGGCAAATGGTATGTCTCTGGAAGTAACGGAGCGAAACGAATCAGGAATGGTGACGGAGAAAACACCCTGGATGAAGTTGAAAGGAGTCAGTGGATAGATCGTGGTACAATTTTACCTTCGAAAATACAATCTCAGATTGATCGTGCTTATAATCGACTTCTGGCAGGACAAGCAGATTGGAGGGTTGGTCATTATAATGAGTACACAAAGCAGGTTAACGGCTGGGGAGGAATAAAGCCAAATTATTTTTTTGAGGAGATGTTTATAGGTGGAGCGGTGGCTAAAGGTTTGGGAATAGCTTATAATAGCTCTAGGGCTTGGATGGGTGGCTCTACTGTATTTGGAGCGGATGCTGCAACTATGGTGAATGCATCGAGGATGGTTCCAGAAGAAGGTCTTCATCAGGTATTATTACATGGGACGGGTGATGGATTTATTATAGATGGCGTATTTAATACTCCAAAACAGTTGGCGAGAAAAATGCTTGAAGAAGGTTTTGAACGGGGTACATCAGTTAGGTTAATATCTTGTAACACAGGTGTTTATGGTGATGGTGCCGCTTATCAGCTTTCGAGATATTTAAAGTCACCAGTTATTGCCCCTACAAATAAGATAAGAATATTGAAAGGAGGTGAGTATGAAATTTATGATAACGGTACTTTTAGAACATTTTATAATACAACTATAAAATAA
- a CDS encoding GspE/PulE family protein: protein MNEAKELTINAALIHEITMDQAWYYRIFPSELVKDTIYLYCEEGTDTNALTDELEILLGKNVSLQGLEPATMARLLNQYYIREEQQAETSSLKHDHSSDDFLENLISEAKRLKSSDIHIETYEEKCRVRIRIDGMLVERYILSRLEYPAIINRIKILANLDIAEKRLPQDGRINFKTSQHQFDIRVSVLPTLYGEKVVLRLLNNDATNIDLFTLGFAEQDLNNYLEGVKRPNGIVLISGPTGSGKTTTLYATLKLLNKNTRNILTIEDPIEYTLDGINQVQLKENIGLTFAAALRTFLRQDPDVIMVGEIRDPETANMAIRAALTGHLVLSTIHTNSAWGTISRLMDMGIPPFLVANTLNTSVAQRLVRLLCPHCRAQTAMDHKLYPKSFSPPFEVNQHWVAKGCDQCYFTGYKGRKAVYEVIPLDQELAHQIKAGNQQPEELLKERGIDTIAANAFALFAGGHTSLEEVYPLLLN, encoded by the coding sequence ATGAACGAAGCTAAAGAACTGACCATAAATGCGGCCCTGATCCATGAAATTACCATGGATCAGGCCTGGTATTACCGCATCTTCCCCAGTGAACTGGTAAAGGATACCATTTACCTGTATTGTGAAGAGGGAACGGACACAAATGCACTAACGGATGAACTGGAGATTTTGCTCGGAAAAAACGTAAGCCTGCAGGGCCTTGAACCGGCAACCATGGCCCGGCTGCTGAATCAGTACTACATTAGGGAAGAGCAGCAGGCCGAAACCAGCAGCCTTAAGCACGATCACTCTTCAGACGATTTCCTGGAGAACCTGATCTCGGAAGCCAAGCGCCTGAAGAGCAGTGATATCCATATAGAAACCTATGAGGAGAAATGCCGCGTAAGGATAAGGATAGATGGCATGCTGGTAGAACGCTACATCCTGAGCCGCCTGGAATACCCGGCCATCATCAACCGCATCAAGATATTGGCCAACCTGGACATTGCCGAAAAGCGCCTGCCGCAGGATGGCCGGATCAATTTTAAGACCAGCCAGCACCAGTTCGACATCCGGGTGTCGGTACTGCCCACCCTGTACGGCGAAAAGGTAGTGCTGCGTTTGCTAAACAACGATGCCACCAATATAGACCTGTTTACCCTGGGCTTTGCCGAGCAGGACCTGAACAACTACCTGGAAGGGGTGAAACGGCCCAATGGCATTGTACTGATTAGCGGGCCTACGGGTTCTGGTAAAACCACCACGCTCTACGCCACCTTAAAGCTGCTGAACAAAAACACGCGTAACATCCTGACCATTGAGGATCCTATTGAGTATACCCTGGATGGCATTAACCAGGTACAGCTCAAGGAAAACATCGGCTTAACCTTTGCTGCGGCACTCCGCACCTTTTTGCGGCAGGATCCGGATGTGATCATGGTAGGGGAGATCCGCGACCCCGAAACCGCCAATATGGCGATACGGGCTGCGCTTACCGGTCACCTTGTGCTGTCTACCATCCACACCAACTCGGCCTGGGGAACCATATCCCGGTTAATGGACATGGGCATTCCACCTTTCCTGGTGGCCAATACGCTGAACACCTCGGTAGCCCAAAGGCTGGTGCGTTTGCTTTGTCCGCATTGCCGCGCGCAAACGGCAATGGACCATAAGCTGTACCCTAAAAGTTTTAGCCCGCCTTTTGAGGTAAACCAGCACTGGGTGGCCAAAGGCTGCGACCAATGTTATTTTACCGGGTATAAAGGCCGTAAGGCTGTATATGAAGTGATCCCCCTGGATCAGGAACTGGCCCATCAGATTAAGGCTGGCAACCAGCAGCCCGAGGAACTGCTGAAAGAACGCGGCATTGATACCATTGCCGCCAACGCCTTCGCCCTGTTTGCCGGGGGCCATACCTCACTGGAAGAAGTTTACCCTTTATTACTGAATTGA
- a CDS encoding DUF5977 domain-containing protein: MHKLFVNALERLRESQFDHLLRLTIAMLFFACPVFGQFDYKNQAHSPSPNSASIAKLGSTDVNLYTGVPAIVSELHSLAGRNYAIPINLFYNASGIKVQDVASNVGLGWSISTNCIVTRVVNGLPDEDPAAGYFGSDMGEKITGVLTAAEMEAISNNEKDSEPDVFYFNLNGETGKFVFDKNKNPLVLGNAGVRILNSPFKKELQVDGWIIMNASGTKFYLGSSSATIESTSSTSYFQDASKTITYDSTWYLEKIETPNNVETINFTYTSGDPISVTHYSKKMKMRNKIVNTFRREVKILWFIKIQSAGSSPTEISIVDQEFWDSNIVQTVASPKYLTAITTSDQSAYFFYKPISRPDLTNGKVMDKIEIKDYTSQLMKTFRFHMSDKIATETDPSETTASQDKHRLMLDGVDLETVAGNTKQLFRYKYNSTPLPQRNSSKTDAWGYYNNNQYGYFPDETVVDEAKSMSVDKMIAGILEEIVFASGGYKRFAYECNSYYDDYTGAPTPGGGIRVKRILEVPGLGAPKQSTYTYWPGERLRANPVYQTMIDHRQSMVSYKFGAIIPQGTAGQAIPSIPLPPHSLQNRSVGPIGTPLVPSMPYGGMVNSVAQALGNIISDLQPMTLTRYSPFVINSSTPYNNLSDSEGAYVGYGTVAVENSEGKAVYTFTDMEQFPDVSNQIRVNASFQPTAVLYSDITPFSPFTSYAAARGRVKSINYYDSSNQLVKTVNNNYTFSDITKSVPGLRCALGIVSIDGYYAYDKYYNLGRYDHISFSLLSQETTETTHTRASGTNTRVEKKSISDYYPTYPFLLANQSMENSDGSVMSTQYKYVGNKDQVSYQHQSETDAAEQLHTDGRYTVLLEQTAKRDNVAINTQKTGYKKWQVNNKTLTLPEFTYQGNGSTSKIVGQNFGYDESGNLLQTSKNNGVKTTVKWGNNQLYPTLEAVNASASEIYEEDFENALGTLGEAESGEKFHAGAYAVNFTLPNSRKYKITYWYRQDNKWLFSGNIPYTGATTLNQGDAIDNVLISPVDAVCSKKSYHPSYGLTFSASGNAVNYFTYDDLFRLRLVKDKHKDIIKQYVYNDVSTYAGEVFFNQKHVQEFRKSECTNPNYVGLVGTYTVPAGRYHSYISQEDADAKAQAEANAKGQRYVDLVGECGPHAPLITSTSEGSTYYSIAKSFDDNKRILCNIKAVCRDVDGNLYDHFFSVQFEHYETEKSGYLNLDDTSVEELYVISTTVN, encoded by the coding sequence ATGCACAAATTATTCGTAAACGCACTTGAACGCCTAAGGGAATCGCAATTTGATCATCTGCTACGGTTAACCATAGCAATGCTGTTTTTCGCGTGTCCCGTATTTGGTCAATTTGACTACAAAAATCAGGCTCATAGTCCGTCTCCAAATTCTGCTTCAATAGCAAAACTTGGATCTACGGACGTCAACTTATATACGGGTGTTCCTGCTATTGTCTCCGAGTTGCACAGCCTGGCGGGCAGAAATTATGCAATTCCAATCAATCTATTTTATAATGCTTCTGGTATTAAAGTGCAGGATGTAGCTAGTAACGTAGGTTTAGGTTGGAGTATTAGTACCAATTGCATTGTTACAAGGGTTGTAAACGGCTTACCAGACGAAGATCCGGCGGCAGGATATTTTGGGAGCGATATGGGGGAGAAAATCACTGGAGTTTTAACTGCAGCAGAGATGGAAGCTATTTCCAATAACGAAAAAGACTCTGAACCTGATGTTTTCTACTTCAACCTCAACGGAGAAACAGGAAAGTTTGTCTTTGATAAAAATAAGAACCCCTTAGTGCTGGGTAATGCTGGTGTGAGAATCCTGAACAGCCCATTCAAAAAAGAACTACAGGTTGACGGATGGATTATTATGAATGCATCAGGTACTAAGTTTTATTTGGGAAGTAGTAGTGCCACAATAGAATCGACATCTTCAACTTCGTATTTTCAGGATGCTAGTAAAACAATTACCTATGATTCCACCTGGTACCTCGAAAAAATAGAAACTCCAAACAATGTCGAGACGATAAACTTTACTTACACTTCAGGGGATCCCATTTCTGTTACCCATTACAGTAAAAAAATGAAGATGAGAAATAAGATAGTAAATACGTTTCGCAGAGAGGTCAAAATACTTTGGTTTATAAAGATACAAAGTGCCGGCTCTTCGCCAACGGAGATCTCTATTGTTGATCAAGAGTTTTGGGATTCTAATATTGTCCAGACAGTTGCCAGTCCGAAATATCTAACAGCGATCACAACATCAGATCAATCTGCTTATTTTTTTTATAAGCCAATCTCAAGGCCTGACTTAACTAATGGTAAGGTTATGGACAAGATTGAAATTAAGGATTATACTTCTCAACTGATGAAAACTTTCAGATTTCATATGAGCGACAAAATAGCGACTGAGACCGATCCTTCTGAAACAACCGCATCGCAGGATAAGCATCGTTTGATGCTTGATGGGGTAGATCTTGAAACCGTTGCAGGTAATACTAAACAGCTTTTTAGATATAAGTACAATTCGACCCCATTGCCTCAGAGGAACTCAAGTAAAACAGATGCCTGGGGATATTATAACAACAATCAATATGGATATTTTCCAGACGAGACTGTGGTAGATGAGGCAAAAAGTATGAGCGTCGATAAAATGATCGCTGGAATTTTGGAGGAGATCGTGTTTGCATCCGGAGGTTATAAGCGGTTTGCATATGAATGTAATTCATATTATGATGATTATACGGGAGCTCCAACACCTGGTGGTGGAATTCGGGTGAAGAGAATATTGGAGGTACCAGGATTAGGTGCTCCAAAACAATCTACATATACTTATTGGCCAGGCGAACGTCTAAGGGCGAATCCCGTTTACCAAACCATGATTGATCACAGGCAGTCAATGGTTAGTTACAAGTTCGGTGCGATTATTCCGCAGGGAACAGCAGGACAGGCAATTCCCTCTATTCCCCTTCCTCCACATAGTTTGCAAAATCGATCCGTCGGACCAATTGGAACACCACTTGTGCCATCCATGCCTTATGGGGGGATGGTAAATTCGGTGGCTCAGGCGTTGGGAAATATAATAAGTGATTTGCAGCCAATGACCCTAACCAGGTATTCTCCATTTGTTATCAACAGTTCTACGCCGTATAACAACCTTTCTGATTCGGAGGGCGCCTATGTAGGTTATGGTACAGTGGCTGTAGAAAACAGTGAGGGAAAAGCCGTTTATACATTTACCGATATGGAGCAATTTCCGGATGTGTCAAACCAAATCAGGGTAAATGCAAGTTTTCAGCCGACCGCAGTTTTATATTCTGATATCACTCCGTTTTCGCCCTTCACCTCTTATGCAGCCGCACGTGGCAGGGTTAAGAGCATCAACTATTATGATAGTAGCAATCAGCTTGTCAAAACTGTCAACAATAATTATACCTTTAGTGATATTACTAAAAGTGTGCCTGGGTTGAGATGTGCCTTAGGTATTGTCAGTATAGATGGTTATTATGCCTATGATAAATACTATAATTTAGGGCGATATGACCATATATCCTTTTCACTTTTGTCTCAGGAAACGACAGAAACGACTCATACCAGAGCTTCAGGAACCAATACGAGAGTCGAAAAGAAATCCATTTCAGACTATTATCCAACTTATCCGTTTTTGCTTGCTAACCAAAGTATGGAAAATAGTGATGGAAGTGTCATGTCCACACAGTATAAATACGTTGGTAATAAAGATCAAGTGTCATACCAACATCAATCGGAAACTGATGCCGCAGAACAATTGCACACAGATGGGCGATATACGGTGTTGTTAGAGCAAACTGCGAAACGGGATAATGTAGCAATCAATACACAAAAAACAGGTTACAAGAAATGGCAGGTCAATAACAAAACGTTAACATTACCAGAATTTACTTATCAGGGCAATGGAAGTACATCAAAAATTGTAGGTCAGAATTTTGGATATGACGAGTCTGGAAACTTGTTGCAAACGTCAAAAAACAATGGTGTAAAGACCACTGTCAAGTGGGGGAATAACCAGCTCTATCCTACTTTAGAGGCGGTTAATGCCAGCGCATCCGAGATCTATGAAGAGGACTTTGAAAATGCTTTGGGAACATTGGGTGAGGCTGAAAGCGGCGAGAAATTCCATGCCGGGGCATACGCAGTTAATTTCACTTTGCCCAATAGCCGAAAATATAAGATTACGTATTGGTACAGACAAGACAACAAATGGCTTTTCTCAGGTAACATTCCCTATACAGGTGCTACAACCCTTAATCAGGGAGATGCAATAGACAATGTATTGATTAGCCCTGTGGATGCAGTATGTTCTAAAAAAAGCTACCATCCGTCTTATGGTCTTACTTTTTCTGCCAGCGGCAATGCAGTTAATTATTTTACCTATGATGATTTGTTTAGGTTACGCTTAGTCAAGGATAAACATAAGGACATCATTAAACAGTATGTTTACAATGATGTAAGTACTTATGCCGGAGAGGTATTTTTCAATCAAAAGCACGTTCAGGAGTTCAGGAAGAGCGAATGTACAAATCCTAATTACGTAGGACTGGTCGGCACTTATACTGTTCCGGCAGGAAGGTATCATTCTTATATCAGTCAGGAAGATGCAGATGCAAAAGCCCAGGCAGAGGCTAACGCCAAGGGACAACGTTATGTTGACCTGGTTGGAGAATGCGGACCGCATGCCCCATTGATTACAAGTACAAGTGAAGGATCGACCTATTATTCGATAGCTAAGTCATTTGATGATAATAAGCGCATATTATGTAATATAAAGGCGGTTTGCAGAGATGTGGATGGAAATTTATATGATCATTTTTTTAGTGTTCAATTCGAACATTATGAAACGGAAAAGTCCGGGTATCTGAACCTGGATGATACCTCGGTAGAAGAACTTTATGTTATTAGTACCACTGTTAACTGA